The genomic stretch CCGCCAACACCAGCAACGCACCCACGAGCGCGGCCGGGATCAACAGCGACTTACCCGGTCCCACGAGGCGTCCGGCAATCGGTCCGGACAAGAACGCGACGAACGCGATCGGCCCGGATCCCGCTGTGGCGAAGGACAGCAACGTGACCGCCACGACGATCACAACCAGCCGCATTCGGCCCACGCGGACCCCGAGCGCCTGCGAGGCATCGTCTCCCAACTGCGAGATGAATAGATCCCGAGACTGCGTACATAGCAGCGGAATGAGAACAACCATCGCGATCGCGAGCGGAACGATCTGGTCCCAGGACGCCCCGTTCAGTGATCCGGTAAGCCACCGCATCGCCTCTTGCAGGTCCCAGTCAGAGGCCTGCGACAGTATGTAAGATATGGCGCTCTCGAGCATTGCCGCGACGCCGATGCCAATCAGGATCAGGCGACTGCCGAGAACGCTTCCCTTATACGCCAGGAAATACACCAGCAGTGCGACGACTAGGCCACCGACGATGGCCGCAATTCCTACCTGCGACGGACCCCAAGCAAGGACAACGATCGCGAATGCTGCCGCCGCGCTCGCGCCGGCGCTGATCCCGATGACATCGGGACTGGCCAGCGGGTTGCGCAGCATCGTCTGGAAGGCAACGCCAGCCATACCGAAGCAGAACCCAGCGAGCATTCCGAGGACAGCACGTGGCAAACGCAGACGTCCTACCGAAAACGTGGCACCCTGCACCTGCTCGCCGAGTAACACACGCAGCACCTCGCCGGGCGGATAGAACGTGCGCCCCACCATCAGCGAGAGCGCGAACGCGATGACCACCAGCAGCGCCAAGGACCCCACGACGAGCGCCATGCGCCGATTGCGTCGGCGTCGCTCGTCAGCGACGATATCGGCGATCTGAACCAGATCGGTCATAGGTCGCGAACCCCTTGCCGACGTACGAGATAGATGAACAACGGAGCACCCAGGAAGGCGGTAATGATGCCGACATCGATTTCTGCAGGGCGCGCCACCACGCGACCGACGACGTCAGCGGCGGTCAGCAGAATCGCGCCGACGAGCGCGGCGTATGGGATCAGCCATCGATGATCGACGCCGACGATGAGTCGACACGCGTGTGGCACTACGAGCCCCACGAATGCGATAGGACCGCAGACCGCTGTCGCCGCACCGCACAAGATGACAGCTCCGAGCGCGGCCGCGGCACGTGCGCGCGCCACGCGCTCGCCCAGTCCCGCCGCCAGGTCATCGCCAAGCGCAAGCGTGTTCAGACCGCGAGCGGCGAGAATGCAGATCGCAAATCCAACGATGAAGAACGGCAGCACTTGTCCGAGGCTGGCGTAGGTCGCTCCCCCGACGCCGCCGATCTGCCAGGATCGAACCCCGCCTGCGATGTCATTGCGCGGCAGCATGATCGCGACGACGAATGACGACAAGGCAGCGGCGGTAGCCGCCCCGGCCAGTGCCAGTTTCAGCGGAGTCGCGCCGCCGCGACCGAGTGATCCCACGGCATAGACGAACAGTGCCGCCACAGCAGCACCCAAGATCCCGACCCAGATGAAGCTCGACGCGCTGACCAGTCCGAAGTATGCGATGCCCGCGACCACCGCGACCGAGGCGCCCATATTGACACCAAGAATGCCGGGATCGGCGAGCGGATTGCGAGTGACTCCCTGCATCACCGTTCCCGAAACGGCCAGCGCGAGCCCGGCAAGGACGGCCAGTAGGGTCCGCGGGATGCGTTTCGCGACTGCGGCCTGATCAAACCCATCGGTCGAGCCACCGACCGCCGCGAACACGTCCTCGAGCGATACCGAACGCGAACCGATCGTCACGGACAGGAACATCACCACCGCGAGGACGGCGAGAATGACCACTAGCCATGACACGCGAGTGCGCCGCGTGCGCCTAATCGCCGCAACACCCGCACTGGAGGTTTCCAGTGCGGGTGTGTGGTCTGTCTGGGTCACTGGGACTTATCTGCCGCTTCCGCCAGGAGCCCGGCGTAATCGTCAAGCACCCAGGAGATCGCCAATGGCGTGGGGTTCGCGGCCGTACCGAGCGGATCGGCATTGGGCAGGCTTACGATCGCGCCATTCTGCACGGCCGGGATCTGCGACAACAACGGATCATCGTTGAGCGCGGAGACGATTTCCTCGCCGCCGTACGTCACGATCACGTCGACGTCGCTGAAGTTGTCGGCTTGCTCGGCACTGATACTCAGCGAGAACTTGTCAGTCTCCTCGGAGGCTACCTGCACGCTTTCCGGCTGAGTCATACCAAGGTCATCGAAGAACAAGGCTCGGGTGTCGTGCGTCGTATAGAACGACACCGTGCTCATGTCGGCGGTGTCGACGTGCGTCAAGAACATCGCACTGGTGCCGCTCAGCGACGGATACTCCGCCGCGGTGTCACTGATCTCCTGTTCCAGTTCGGCTATGAGAGTTTCGCCTTCGTCGGCCATGCCCATGCCTGCACTGTTGAGCTCGATCATTTCCTGCCATGGCGTTCCCCACGCGGTCTCCGGGAACGCGACGACGGGCGCGATCTCCGAAAGCAGGTCGTAGTCTTCCTGGGTCAGTCCCGAGTACGCAGCGAGAATGACGTCAGGCTCGGTCTCGTTCACCGCGTCGAAGTCGATGCCGTCGGTTTCGTCGAACAGCACCGGCGTCTCGCCGCCCAACTCGTCGAGCTTCTCCTCAACCCACGGCAGGATGCCGTCGCCGTTGTCGTCACCGAAGTTCGCTGCCGCCATTCCGACCGGGACGACCCCCAGCGCCAGCGGCACTTCATGGTTTGCCCAGTTGACGGTGGCGATCCGCTCGGGCTTCGCTTCGATCACCGTCGTCCCGTACGCATGCTCGATCTCGACCGGCGTGAACCCGTCCTGTGCGCCGTCTCCGGACGAAGCATCCGAGTCATCGGAGGCACATGCGGTCAGCCCGACCGCGAGCAGCATGACGCTCAACCCCGAGAGGATGCGTGACCGACGACTGCGCCGACGAGGACGCGTCGTGCGCCCAGCCGAACGGGTTGATGAAATCTCCATGGTGCCCTTCCGAAAATGATTCTGCACTTAGGCGTGCCTAACCAAATTAGGGGACAAACCGGTACTTCGCAATCGCGCCAAACTGACACGTATTGTCGTGATACAGACACCCGCGGATGAACCACGACGTGACCGCTCGCCGAAGACTCAAGCGCCGTTTCACCGCCGGGCGGCGCCATGTGCTGCGTATCGACACCATGGAAAGTGGGCGCGGCGCCTTTACTGGGCGCGGAACTGTCCAGGACTCATGCCCGTGACCCGGCGAAACGCTGACCCGAACGCGCTTACGGACGCGAACCCGACCCTTTGCGCGATGTCGGCGATCGGCATGCCCTGATTGAGCAGTTCGATCGCGCGCTGGGTACGAAACGCCGCGACCCAGCGAGTGAAATCCAGGCCGGTCTCATGTCGAAATAGCCGGGTGAGAGTTCTGCCACTCACGTTGAGTTGCTGGGCCCATTCTTCGAGCGATCGCACGATCGCGGGATTGGCCTGTAACTCTCGCACAATCGGTGCAGCGGCCGCCGAGACAGGAGTCTGCAGCAGGAGTTCTCGGTCGGCCGGCCGCAGCACGTCCAGCACCATCTTCTCGGTAAGACCCCGCGAGGATTCGCCCAGACCCGGTTCGTTCAGTCGGTCCAGCAGCAACCGAAGCAACGGCGTCATCTCCACAGCTACCGGTCGCTCGGCCAACGCAAACACATCGTGGAAACTGAAATGCGCCGTTCGGTACCTCGTGCCAGCTGGCATCGACCCGTGATGCATGGTTCCGGCGGGGATCCACAGACCGACTGACGGCGTAATTGTCCACGTGCGGTTGCCTACGGTTGCCGTTGACGCACCCTTGTCGTTCCACAGCAATTCGTGCGTCGGATGGGAATGCGCCTCCCAATCCGTACGCCAGTGAACCTGCTCGGCCATCCCATCAATCACATACGGCACTTGGATAGCGCCGGCCGCATATTGGGGTAGTTGGCGCCGATCGACGACCTGCTCTAGGGACTCGGGCATGTCCATACGCTACTGAGCCGCGTCATCGATCCAGCTAATGGGCCTTACCATCGCGACCCGCGCGTGCGTGATCGCGCGGACAAGGCAGTGCCGCGGCCGACACGTGCGGGTTGCGCGATAATTGAAGGATGCTGAGGCCGAAGGTAATCGCCGTGAGCCGCGATGAGACGCACCGTTTCAGCAAGGTGCCGGTCGAT from Cumulibacter soli encodes the following:
- a CDS encoding FecCD family ABC transporter permease is translated as MTDLVQIADIVADERRRRNRRMALVVGSLALLVVIAFALSLMVGRTFYPPGEVLRVLLGEQVQGATFSVGRLRLPRAVLGMLAGFCFGMAGVAFQTMLRNPLASPDVIGISAGASAAAAFAIVVLAWGPSQVGIAAIVGGLVVALLVYFLAYKGSVLGSRLILIGIGVAAMLESAISYILSQASDWDLQEAMRWLTGSLNGASWDQIVPLAIAMVVLIPLLCTQSRDLFISQLGDDASQALGVRVGRMRLVVIVVAVTLLSFATAGSGPIAFVAFLSGPIAGRLVGPGKSLLIPAALVGALLVLAADLVGQNLLSVRYPVGVVTGVLGAPFLIYLIVRTYRAGGSL
- a CDS encoding FecCD family ABC transporter permease, which translates into the protein MSWLVVILAVLAVVMFLSVTIGSRSVSLEDVFAAVGGSTDGFDQAAVAKRIPRTLLAVLAGLALAVSGTVMQGVTRNPLADPGILGVNMGASVAVVAGIAYFGLVSASSFIWVGILGAAVAALFVYAVGSLGRGGATPLKLALAGAATAAALSSFVVAIMLPRNDIAGGVRSWQIGGVGGATYASLGQVLPFFIVGFAICILAARGLNTLALGDDLAAGLGERVARARAAAALGAVILCGAATAVCGPIAFVGLVVPHACRLIVGVDHRWLIPYAALVGAILLTAADVVGRVVARPAEIDVGIITAFLGAPLFIYLVRRQGVRDL
- a CDS encoding iron-siderophore ABC transporter substrate-binding protein, giving the protein MLLAVGLTACASDDSDASSGDGAQDGFTPVEIEHAYGTTVIEAKPERIATVNWANHEVPLALGVVPVGMAAANFGDDNGDGILPWVEEKLDELGGETPVLFDETDGIDFDAVNETEPDVILAAYSGLTQEDYDLLSEIAPVVAFPETAWGTPWQEMIELNSAGMGMADEGETLIAELEQEISDTAAEYPSLSGTSAMFLTHVDTADMSTVSFYTTHDTRALFFDDLGMTQPESVQVASEETDKFSLSISAEQADNFSDVDVIVTYGGEEIVSALNDDPLLSQIPAVQNGAIVSLPNADPLGTAANPTPLAISWVLDDYAGLLAEAADKSQ
- a CDS encoding helix-turn-helix domain-containing protein, giving the protein MPESLEQVVDRRQLPQYAAGAIQVPYVIDGMAEQVHWRTDWEAHSHPTHELLWNDKGASTATVGNRTWTITPSVGLWIPAGTMHHGSMPAGTRYRTAHFSFHDVFALAERPVAVEMTPLLRLLLDRLNEPGLGESSRGLTEKMVLDVLRPADRELLLQTPVSAAAAPIVRELQANPAIVRSLEEWAQQLNVSGRTLTRLFRHETGLDFTRWVAAFRTQRAIELLNQGMPIADIAQRVGFASVSAFGSAFRRVTGMSPGQFRAQ